AGTGGAAACAGTATTGGGAGAAGACAAAGCGCACACAGGATGACGAAACTTTCTGGGCCACTGACGAGCTGTATTTTCCAAGGCCACCATGGGACATGGCAGATATCTCCAGCCCGCGCACCCTACATGTTATTTTGCCTCGAGACAAAAGTGTTGTGGCTGTCTTTTGCTCAGATCCGTAGTATTTCTCTAACTGTGATTGTCCTTCTAGCAGTTCACGAGAGCGTGGCAACCTTCGCACCTTACATATATAGATAGATCAGTCATGTATCAGGGTGGCTTAAAAAACCAACACCATTACTGTAAACGGcttcaggcttttgaactccaAAATGCCACGATCATAACTTCTGAACCCCGCATAGGAAAGGCAAGGGTTTCCCCCAAGAGAACGATGATCTCTTATTTCTAAGTTGGGggggaaagttgggggggggggaaacaatcccATGAATGCCGGAACTATCAATTTACGGAATGGCTCAAGTCATTCTATATGTTTTCTCCTGAGGCTGAATCAGTCTGTTATGGCAAACCTGGGATGCCCTTTTAAAGAGAGCAATTCCATGTTCtccttgtcattttttttttaagtgacaggATACCTCTGTGAGGAGCGGCAAACCCATGACTTGACTTCCTGCTCCAATCTGACTATCATGGAGGAGTCAAAGGCTGCCGTTTTTGGCATTAGCTCTGTGTACTTGGTCAACATGGCGCCAGTCACTGTCGTGTTACTTTCCATCCGAGTCTGGCCAaatgcttcttcttcttgtgggtaTTAAAGGATCTGCTTTGACAAGACCCGGTCTGCTGATCTGTTCCACCTAAGAAACCTTTGGCTTCTCCACATTCTTATTTCCCTTCCTTGCAAATTCCTGTTTCTTCCGTGTTCCCTGCCCCCGTTCTGCACGCGTTTTCCTCTCCCCGGTGGTCAATCCAATATCAGGCAGGGTTATGTCCAGGTGAAAACTGCAGGTTCTTCTGCCAAACGTTGTTGttggtatttattatatttcttacctgccattCTTGGCctaccggctcgtggtgggttacaatacaaaaagtccCATTACaataacccaataaaacccccattaaaaccacacaaaGTAGCACATAAAACTCCCAATGTGGCGGAAAAATTAATCCTACTCTCTATAGAACGCTTGCCACGCAGGCAGCAGGGAGCTGTGTCAAAAAACCATCACCCAAGATAGTCAAGGATGGCATACATCTCGATGGTATACTTCCTGATGGCAGGCCCCAGCCTGATCTTCCTCCTGTAAAcatgtatggcaggggtggccaaaatgtggctctccagatgtccaagggcaTTTGGATGTCCAatttccatggacatctagagtcccaacgctggcagggacttgtgggaattgtagtccatggacatctggaagagccTCACTTCGCCACCCCTGCTGCATGGCAtggaatcgaccactagagggagtaaaacacatgcagaacagacctctcccccccaaataggaatttacaagcaaggaaaatgagactgCAGGAAAGTCCTTTGTTGATTCATGTGGTGTCTTCTTTCTAGAGGGTTTCCATCTACCAGGACAGAAATGCAGTTACTGCTGGGACGGAGTGGCAGCAAAAAGTGCTGTCAGGTCTCATAGTGACCTCCTAGGGAGCTGAAGGGGAGAGAAGGGCAGGAGTGatttgccgtggcctgcctctgtgccatgcccctagacttccttgctggtctcccatccaagaaccaaccagggccaacccttctcATCTCCCAAGGTCTGCTGAGATAAGGCTAGCCTGAGCCGGATGGAGTAGCTCTTTCTGTATTGACAGACCCGTGTTTAGAATGGAAATTCTGTGAATGTCACATTCAAAATGGAAGGAGGTTCTGGATGGAACAAAGcagcatttttattaatttatttacttgattCTTTGGTTTCCATGCCGCCCTCCCGtatgtctcagggcggtttacatacaacatgggggatacatggaacgaattaatatataacataaaccaatacaacaacaataatctaaataacaccattccagtgatcttaaacaatataacaggattggaacttagctaaggctcttaaagaggacagactagTTCAGGCCATGAAGAGGATGTCTGAGTGGGGtcctgttgtcggtctcaggcaaatgcctgatggaggagctcccttttgcaggccctgcagaattttgggagtttggacagggccctgatctctttagggagctcgttccaccaggtggagtccaggacagaaaaggctctggccctcgttgaggacctacatgcttccttggggccagggatcactagccagttggcggtggcagagcgtaaatAGGAGGCTGGACCCTGACAGAGAGGGCAAAGTCCAGAGTTGATTTAAtgtgcttctcccccccacccccaaaaaatgcttcccccaaaaaagtcatGCACACATTGTGTTTTGCAGGGTAAAAGCAGCAGACGGATAGGAAGTTCTGGTCTTAGGCCCAATCTGCACacattggaaaatgcactttcaatgcactttagaagtacatctttgtgcaggaaaatccagctgccaaaggatATTCAAAGTGCATTGATGGTGAACTCTCCAAGAAGTGGAGGGGACCTGGACAACATTAGTCCCTCAAAATAAGGTTCCAGCAGCCAGAACAGCAAATATAAGTAGGTCCTCACTGGCCCATCAAGGGCCAGTTAGAATGAGAGACTGGTCCGAAACGAGCCCAATAGAATCTTCACGGTTGCTTAAACCCACACGCAGCCACACTATGGCCGTGGCTGAGaggcagagcctttgcttggcatgcagaaggtgccggGTTCAGGTCCTAGCAATTCTTGGTTGATGCGGAAAACCAACCTTATGTAtggtggggaaagagggaggagcccTTAGAAAagaggtggggaagagggaggagccCTTCAGAAGATACTTTAGGATGGAAGCAGCCATTGCCAATCTAAAGTGGGCCCAATCCAGCCTCTTGCACCTGTCCTGCAAGCTCCACCTCCTCATCAAACCCATCCAAACCCATCCAAAAACGCCCTCTCCCCCAGTTGTATTCCACATTCTGTTCAAAAAGCCAGGTTGGACCTCAAGGTCTTGTATAGAGACGGGTTCCACTTCCAAGGAAGAAGTGGTCAGTTTGTGCGCCGCTTCTATTTGAAAAATTTGTTCTAGGGCAGCCTTTGAGCAGCTCCTCCAGGTTGTAGCAGCAGCAGAGAAGAAAGGTTCCGTGGCAGTTGTAGCcccagagagggggagagatcGCGAGGCAGCCCCGTAATCACTCTGCCCGGGAATCGCCAAGCCCTTCTGCTCCACCCCTGcccagcctcctcctcttcccaggcTGGTGTCTTCACGCCGAGGACTGGGTTTGAGGACATACCACACACACACGGTTGTCAAGATGCGGATTAACTACCGATACATCAGTAGCATCCTCTCCTTGACGTCTTTGGGGCTGCTCGTGGTTGCCCACTGTTCACACAGCTGGAGGACATATCAGCCTCTCGTGGGCTACTACACTATGGGCCTCTGGACCATCTGCTCAGACAATATGGAGTGCCGGAAGCTGCATGCGGGACAGGGTATAGTATCCAGGGGCAGGGGACGGGCCATTCCTTTTGGGTTTCGGGTTTAGAATCTGGATGGGGCTGCCCAGTTTGGgcatggaggctggggaggggaaggtttggGAAATGGCAGGATCTCTGTAGGTTACAAGGCCACacaatccaccaccacccctcccaagcaggcattttctccaatgGAAATTGGAGTCTCCAATggaaactgtagtctggagatcggcTGTGATTCTTCAGGCCTCACTGGGAGAAGAACAGCATCACAAAAATAGCACTAAGAGTACACATTctagttggcagcagaggagaggccacACACTAACGGGTTTAAACTAAGGGTAAAACGGTAACAGCTAGATATGAGGGCAGGGGGAGATGTGTGtgaggaatttcacagtcagagcagttcagcctaaggaggaggggagctccccttcactggaggtctttaagcagtggctggacagatatttctcatggatgcttcagactgatcctgccttgagcagggggtgggactagatggcttggatggccccttcccactctaggattctatgagtccagttcagcagtgggatgggctgcctaaagaggtggggatctccccctcactggcagttttcaagcagcagctggacagatccttatcctggctgcttgaggctgatccttcattgagcagggggtaggactacatggcttttgtggccccttcccactctaggattctatgagtccagttcagcagtgggatgggctgcctaaggaggtggggagctccccctcactggcagttttcaagcagcagctggacagatccttatcctggatgcttgaggctgatcctggatggagctgggggtgggactacatggcttttgtggccccttcccactctaggattctatgagtccagttcagcagtgggatgggctgcctaaagaggtggggagctccccctcactggcagttttcaagcagcagctggacagatccttatcctggatgcttgaggctgatcctgcatggagcagggggtgggactacatggcttttgtggccccttcccactctaggattctatgagtccagttcagcagtgggatgggttGCCttaagaggtggggagctccctctcactggcagttttcaagcagcagctggacagatccttatcctggatgctttaggctgatcctgcatggagcagggggtgggactaggtagCCTGTagggccctttcccactctaggattctacgaaaTTCAGGAGTGATAATGAAAAGTGCAATATATTGTCAACAACCTGAACTCCACAATAATCAGTTCTAAAAGCGAAGAATAGTAGGACAGACGGAACGTACACTCTCACTATAAGCATCAGCGAGAGTCCCATGTAAGGAATCAACAAATGTAGACAAGGAGCAGTCTGAGGCACACAAGAAGTACTGCATTAAATCAACATAGAACCTGAAGTACCCACAATGCAACACGGTTATTACCCTGGGTAggacaaaggaaaagaaaggaacatGGACAATCGTTGTTTACAAATGTGTCATGGCGTCCCTCCTCTGTCTACCTCTCAACATAGATTCAGAATAACATATCTGCTAATTAGCACTTGAATGCAGAATAGCTGTTCCAGTGGGACGGCAGGGCTGGGAAAAGAAATACAGGGGCATTGGGGTCTCCACCAGCGGGGAACGGAGGGGGTAGCCCTACcaaatctaggttgggaaactcccagagatttggggatggagcctggggaggaccagATTTGGAGAGGgccaggacctcagtggggtacaaggccatagagtcccccctccaaagcattccttttatccaggggagctgatctctttgtctggagatgagctgtaattttggggggaGTCCccgggtccctcctggaggctggcatcccgagttGGGGGGATGAACCTGGTGAggttggggtttggagaggggaagagtcTCAGCAGGGTACCATATCAGGGACCGCagactccaaagcagctcttttctgcCGCTGAACTGAACATGGTCATCAGGAGATGACCAGGTGCCCCCAAGAAGGTGGCAGCCTCGAATGGCAGATGGGGCTTTGGCTGGGAGCGCCGGCAAAAGATTAATAGTCttatttctccttttccttcttctagcAAACATGGAATTTACACGGGCCTTTATGTTGCTAGCTCTCATCTCGTCATTTTTGGCTGTCATATGGTCAATAGAATGGGACCACCTTTGTCACTGCCACTTTACCTTCCTTCCCAAAGCCCTCCTTAGCTCCATCTTCAATCTGGTTGCAGGTATTACCGAAATGGGatggggtggtgggaagtcatTTGCGTCCTATTGAGGAGGCTGAGCAAGGAGTTGTCGTTGCCCGAGGCAGGGGTCCccggcctttttgagcctgcgggcGCATTTGGGATTCAGGCGCAGCATGGCTACTGCAGCACAACCAAATGGcggacacaaaatggcagccagaggaggcggagccagccacaaaatggttgctgctgcAACTTAACTTCAGTCACCCAAAGTGGATCGGGGGGCTGCGGTGTCACAACCTCTgctaaagcagcattttaaaaaagatctgCACAGCCAAACAAAATTCCAAGATATCCTGTGGGGCAGAAGCCCCTATCTGTCCCTGCCTACTTCCTAAAAATGCTTGGCACACATCATAAAAGGTTTGAGCAGACACCATGACGCCCATGAGCATCACAttgggggacccctggcctaaggcAATGGAGATCCACAACAACTCAGGTTAAAGTTTAAATAGACTGGTCATTGTTGATATATTTATAAGTATGGCACATGAATGATATGGCCAATCCATTTTGTATTGTTATTCATAGAATGTATGCCCCCTCCTGTACCTGCCTGTCCCCACATTGGCAGGAACTCACAAAGCCgccttataccgaatcaggcCCTTGATGCATCAAAGATCTGTCTGTTCAGTCCTGCAGggaccctccagggtctcagagagAGGCCTTTCCTGTCCCCTATGACCTGATCTGGTCAAccggagatgtcggggattgaccctgagaccttctgcatgccaaggatgTATTCTGCCACTGAGACCTTCCTCTCTTGGGACATGCACAGCCCTTGCCCAAGGGAATCCGGCCAAATTGGGAGCACAGCCAGGAAATGGCAGCAACTCCCCCTGCAGAGTAGGCACACACAGCAATCGTAGGGATTACAGCCCCCTCCATCTTCCCCCAACCTTCACCTTTTCTGACCCCTGGTATCCCGATCCCAGCTGGAGACCCAggcctttatagcaggggtagtcaacctgtggtcctccagatgttaatgaactacaattcccatgagcccctgccagcgtttgctggcaggggctcatgggaattgtaattcattaacatctggaggaccacaggttgactacccctgctctatagtacaAGCAAATAATGacaggcagccacaggaaatggtcACAACATCAgcatgagaaaaagaaaaaaaacatagctggcaaaaccaaccaagaaattcaaaggtgcatatcaaagttgtctttttaaaaaattccagttGCATATCTCATGCAACTGACTTAATGACAGGCACgaggcttgcttctctctttGTGCTAGCCTGCCAGGTCATTCAGCAGCTTCCTAGCCCTCTCAAGCAGGCTAGGCTTTTATTTGTTTCACAGCTCAGGACAACAGACTTCACAATACACATTTCAGCAGACACAGCAGTTTGTCAAAGCTTATGACTATGCTCCCATTCCATTGTTATCAAGTTCCAAGAGGCGGGAAGGGCATTAGCCAACGTGTGTGGCATGAAAAGTGAGAGacctgattcttctcttgtctctgccctgccctgcaagGAGCACTGCTCCGAAGGCCCTGGGCCAAGTGCAGTTATACTCAGCCAAGACCAACACGGCCCTCCGACCAACCAATAGACAAGAGGTTTCTCCCACACTCAGCCAACCCGTTTAGAGCAGATTTGCGTTGGGATGGTGTGAAGGTTCAGGCAGGATGATGCAGAGTAAGGGCCAGTTCGGTCTTGAGAACCACCCATGTTTTCGGGACGACACTCCTCCAAGTGAACAACTTTCCCCACTGTGCCTTGTAGGACTGTCTCTGCTGATTGGTCTGGTGATGTTTGAAATCGAAAGCACTCGGATACCAGAGAAGACCTCTTTCAAGAACTGGGCCTTCTACCTCAGCTGTGCCAACGGTTTCCTGTGCTTTTTGATAGGTGGGTCAAAGGGAGAGCGGGGTTCCCTGGTTCGGCGCTCGATTTTCGGCTTGCAAATGAGAATGCGCATTGGGAGATTAACTTTGGCCACAGACAGGATGGTGCTTCTTAGCTGTTATGCCTGATGAATGTGAGCTCCTTAATTTAGGAGAATTGGTTtacatccagggccattccgcaccgggatccatgtagcaaattgtttgctgaacgaaaaatggccattttaaatagtggaattcgtcgttatgcatacctgcctttgtagtggaatccagttgcgtttctatcgtttcccacaggtttacggtctcggcaaaaatcgctagaaaggaagcgctattgctgagtgtgtcccgcccctggccgtcaagcagccaatgggcggccgttagcatgctcccaaacagcccctttccctttaaggaaggtttaaaaaaaaaaaaaacgcccgttgcaacgaatctgtgttgattcgttgcaacggagagacccatccagctagcaggtggtgtttgagctgccgtttcatcgttgccacgctccccccgagtgaaaaataaaatccccccccctcacgggcgcgattttcggccgaaaacagtgtgaaaaataaagtgatgcttgtgcttggtgactttaaacagagggactgcagccggggaagcctcactgggtaaacaaaggcttgccggtgcgttgatctccgctcgctcggagaaaaaaaaatggctatcgcttcgccggaagatcagaggagagagcctgggggagggactttgtagaaaacgcagcaatggtaatgcacagaactttcccgctagtgttgcagattggttgcaggagtgtagctctttccggagggtgaatccactttttgggatttccctgaaagcgctacaacgaagcgctttttgcagatcggtttcaggaatgttgcagattgtcaacgacgttgtgcataacggcaaaactgtagtgttttcaattagtaaccattgtgctattttggacgaatgcggaacggcccccagTATTTGGGGCTCCACTTTTGTGACTCATTCCCCACCTTGAAAAGAGATCTTATGGTAGAATAGTTGTAGTTTGTGGGTGTGttaacagctctgcttccaaaccatatgcTGTatgtttgtgccacttctggggtttcttgaagcctccagaatgtttcaggagtttctcaatggtaaaaaggttgagaaagactgctctaaccactacactatgttgTCCAGTTATAGTCAACTAGGATGAGAGAAGGGGGATGGACGGTCTGTTTAAGGATAGTTCTGCTCAAGAACATGTTTTGCTTTCTCTGTCTCCCAGCTACCTTGGACTTTGTGGCCTACAAGTGTTCGCTCTGGGAAACAAATCACGTGTGTCCAGAACACGAGGAAGCCAAGGAGCCCCCAACAGtggcccctgccctcctctgaacaacGTGGGATCTTGGACCCCCTTTTGACTGTGGCCTTGCTGCAATTTTAAAGTTGGACAGTAGTCAGAGGAGTTCACAGTTGGAGCCCAATTCCCCAAGAGAGCCAGACTGCTGCGGGACTCACTCTGATGTGCTCACCCAGGGCACGGACTGTGATTTTGGCAATGTTTTGAACACCCTCAGATGCTTCCTTGTATACTGGAGGCCTGCTCACCAGTACAGTGTGTTACATCGGGGGTAAAATGTTGCTGCCTGAAGAAATGTGCTCCCTTTTCCAGGACTATTTCCCCATTCATTAAACACCCCTTCATTCAAGAATATATTCCTCCTCACAGCACTTCTAAGTGCAATTCATTTCCTCCTTTCCCTGGCTTTTCTCAGAGCCACGTGGCTACGAAATATGACTTTAGTGGCCAGgatatttttgtctgtttttttttacttaaaccaaatggaagtggctggttatttTGAAATCTAACTTGCTGGCGAATTTCATGAGATCCCCTCAAGGCCGGAATCCAACGGTCAACGTCCCGTATATCCAAGGAAGTCCTCAGGTGTATGTATCTCAAACCACAATTTGCTGTGATGGTTTCTGGTTCCAAAGGTGAGGACACTTTCGAAGGAGACCTGATGGGACCTAAGGGGACTGCCGTTTGAAAGGAAAGGATCTCAAAATCCCGTGGATACACCTAAAAATGTGTCTTTGGGTCAAGAGAAtattcaataaaaaaaaatccccaccaaaATTTGGGACAGGTTGACTTGTTGGGGCTTTAGGACTTGGTTGTGATCTTAGTCCCTCCAAAGAAACAGAGTTGCAGAGTAACAGAACGTATTAAAAgtaaggaatgggaaggcgactgtaagctgctttgagcctccttcaggtagggaaaagcggcatataagaaccaactcttcttcttcttctgtatttatTGGTTACCATTGTGGatgagacacagacacagactcacagtgctttgaggtttaagagAGAGATCatttttactgggaaagattatttacaaaagcATAAAgactacaaaagcttaaagaatagtcacaaagaaaacacatttgaaGCCTCTTGtgactaggctgcaggcagactacatcttACACAGAAACAGATGCAGACAGAGCTGTAACGTAAAGGAGGATGCTGTTCCTCCTTGCTAACAGAAGCACATGCACTGACCTCTTCTTGAAGCAAGAGGAAGTTGccgggagcccaccttaaacaaaggaatccccagccaTGCGCTTGGGATTTTTTCATTGCAACCTCATCTGTGACCACTAGATGCCACTAGTAAGCACACAGGTACAGTTCAGCGTCTTAAACAGCTTAGTAATAGTGCTTCAAGGCTGACATTGcccaattacttgctgattgcaattccagaatggctcagccaaggaagccatggccctcagtttgcgaGACCCGTGCAAGGCTATTAACAAGATGACTTAGGAAGGTGCGTTGAGTCACCACAATtctgaagtgacttgacagcccttaaCACACAAGACGCACACCAAAATTTCTTGGGAAGTGTGGTTAATATAGCACAGTTTTGCCGAGGCATAGAAGCATGCTTCTGAGTGCagcaaataaatctcccaagtatGGTACAAAAGAAAAAGGTAAACTTACACTTATTCAAGTATATCTAGTTTACATCTGAGTTGTAGTTAAAAGAAGAGACAGAAGCCTAATCTAATTAGTACTTTCcctatgatgatgaagaagaagagttggttcttatataccacttttctctactagaaggagtctcaaagtggcttccattcaccttccttttcctctccccacaacagacacactttgagggaggtgggactgagggagccctgatattactgaagaagaagagttggttcttatatgctgcttttctctacccggaagagtctcaaagcggcttacattcaccttccctttcctctccccacaacaggcaccctgtgagggaggtaaggctgagagagccctgatattactgctcaatcaaaacagctttatcagtgcagtggtgagacCAAgttacccagctgattgcatgtgtgggagcagggaatcaaacctggctcaccagattagaagttggtgcacCTAATTACTATGCCAAGTTGGCTATGTATATGCTCCCCGGGGCTAGTTGACATATTACCCTGTGAAATAATAACTTGATAAGTTCTCTGGAGGTGGACAATGATCTATGATAAATGGCCAGCTTGCACCTACaggcaagagcaggggtagtcaaactgcggccctccagatgtccatggactacaattcccaggagcccctgccagcattcgctggcaggggctcctgggaattgtagtccatggacatctggagggccgcagtttgactacccctgggcaagaGAAAGCGTTGGGGCCAGAGGGCAGCTTCCATATTAAGACAAAGAGATGCATCCTATTCAAGGAGATGacaccttttatttttatttatttattattattctatttttagTCCATCCATCCCCGAAAGCTCACGGCAGGTTACAACGGATAAAACATCCAAATGAAAGTTTTACAACAATTTAAATCTAAAATCTTAACTTtcaaatatcttttaaaatacaattttggAAAACACAAGCATGCATTTCCACCTAGGCACAACTTTACTCTCCTTTAAGCACATGTGATGAGAGGTGTAATATATGAATGACGCCTACATGCTTATCTGTTTTATGATGGAGTGGGCGGGGAGGAGGACATGTCCTAACATGCTCAGTTGCTACAGAATGCGTAGAGGAGAAGGGCGGAAACGGGACACAATATCTGACAGCCATCTTGTTCCTTAGTCAAAGCGGAAGGTAGGTGGGACATTTTGTCAACCTGGTTGGCCCAACCTGCTCTTCAGGACTGGGAAGAGAAAAAAGTCTGCTTTCAACAATGTGAGTTTCTGTGTTAACGGCCTTGAGGTTCTTCAGGAGTCGGCCAGGGGCATGCTATAGGGAGGCTACAGTCtgggaagactcaggttcaaatctctgttcAGCTGCAAAACCTCATACAGGGCTGCCAGTCTCCTGGTGGGGCaggagccccccccacacacacacacacaatcaggtGTTTCCCGTTGCTACTCAGAGCACCAACAGGAGAAAATAAAATTCAAGAAAAGGTTTGTT
Above is a window of Paroedura picta isolate Pp20150507F chromosome 5, Ppicta_v3.0, whole genome shotgun sequence DNA encoding:
- the LOC143838992 gene encoding uncharacterized protein LOC143838992, producing MRINYRYISSILSLTSLGLLVVAHCSHSWRTYQPLVGYYTMGLWTICSDNMECRKLHAGQANMEFTRAFMLLALISSFLAVIWSIEWDHLCHCHFTFLPKALLSSIFNLVAGLSLLIGLVMFEIESTRIPEKTSFKNWAFYLSCANGFLCFLIATLDFVAYKCSLWETNHVCPEHEEAKEPPTVAPALL